The Aneurinibacillus sp. REN35 nucleotide sequence TCCATTCATCACGCAATTGAATCATTTTTTCTCTAACAGCCTTACTATTACCGGGCCAATGAATATTCTCACGGGTTAACGTCCCATTACCAAAAGAATGGTCAAAAACCATTGACCACCAAAAAGTAATGTGCCAAGTTAACCAGGCAATACTCGGCGGCCCAATATCGTAAGCTTCAGTATCTGGCCAATCTGCATGCCAGACCCCTAATCTATTAACAACATGAAGCCCCCTTCTGGCCGGTCTCCAGAGACATTCTTCATCTTCAAGACCAGTAAGATGAATGTCTAACATTTGCCACGCGATATCAAACTGGAAATTTAGTGTGCTGCGAAGACGATCTGTTGAATTCTCAACTTGCTTCTCATTCACAGTGATTTCCTCCTATAATCCGTACTTAAAATACCACAATTCCATGTTATGCCTAAC carries:
- a CDS encoding DinB family protein; its protein translation is MNEKQVENSTDRLRSTLNFQFDIAWQMLDIHLTGLEDEECLWRPARRGLHVVNRLGVWHADWPDTEAYDIGPPSIAWLTWHITFWWSMVFDHSFGNGTLTRENIHWPGNSKAVREKMIQLRDEWKAALATLPDDELLSCKRTKWPFEDKTFYELAAWLNLELMKNAAEIGYCRFLYASQK